The DNA sequence CAGGGCCTCCGCTGCCACCAGGGCCAGGGCCGCTCCCCAGAGCCGCCTCTGTTCAAAGCCCTTGCTGCCATAGCGGAATACGGACAGGCCGTAATAGGTCATGCCGCAGCAGACGCAAAAGGCGCCAAGGCCGAAAAGGCTCAGGGCCAGGTCGGCGCAGGCGTTGCCGAATATGCCGGCCCTGCCGTTGAGGCAAAGCAGCACAAAGAGCAGGGGACCTGCGCATATGAGGAAATACCCGGCGGCGTTTTTGGCCGTCTGAAGACCCTCCCGCCGCTTGGCGGAGGACCGGGTTTTCCTGGTAGTATTACTCATTGGATGCTCCTTGTATTAATTGGAAACTACACAATTATATTATATACTAAACCGGGGCCGATATTCAAGGCGGAGAGGGCCAAAAGGGCGGGGCGGTTTGTTTTTTCGCGCCGGATATGGTATAATGAACATATAAGTTTTACGAGGCGTGTGTATGAGCGATACAGACAACAAGGAGGTCTTGCAGGACGAGACCCCGGCCGGCATAGAGATGCTGAAGAAAAAATGGCTGGAATATGAGGCCTACAAGGAGTCGGAGGAGGCTGCCCGGACGAAGGATATAGTCTTCAAGGACAGCGCCCTGAGCGTGGGGGACTATTCTCTGGAAAAGGAGGAGGTCCTGGTGCGGCTCAACGTGAACGAGGACGCCCTCCGCAGGCTCACCATGATAGGGGAGCTGGACTCCATAGTGGTGGAAAACCCGGCGGGAGAGCAGAGGCGGCTCTATTCCTCCGCCTCCGTGGACCGGTTCATCCGGGACGGGGAGATCAGCGGGGGAGTCACCGAAGAGAGGATACTGGAGGCGGCGGACAAGGAGCTGCTGCATCAGATATACCTCCTGCAGGACATGGTGCTGACCCAGTCCAAATACATCAAATACCTGAAGGACATGCTCCTGCTGGAGATGCGCAACATCAAGGAACAGAATCTGGATCTGACCAGCTACGTGTATGAGCTGTCGGAAAAGATAGACAAAAACGGGAAATAGGTGATATTATGCTGCTGATCGTATTATTGTGTCTGGGGGCTCTGCTCATAGCGGCTGTGGCCATAGTCCTGTGGGGCATCGGGACCTACAACAGGCTGGTGCAGATGAGGAACAAGATCGACTACACCTGGGCGCAGGTGGACGTGGTGCTGAAAAAGCGCTTTGACCTGGTGCCCGGGCTGGTGGAGACCGTCAGGGGCTACGCCAAGCACGAGAGCGAGACCCTCGAAAAGGTGATCCAGGCCAGGAGCATGCTCTCCCGGGCCGGCACCGTGGCTGAGCAGGCGGAGGCCAACAATTTCCTCACGGGGGCTCTGAAGAGCATCTTTGCCCTGGCGGAGGCCTATCCCGAGCTGAAGGCCAACGAGGGCTTTCTGAGGCTGCAGGAAGAGCTGACCAACATAGAAAACAAGCTGGTCTATCAGAGGCAGTTCTACAACGACACGGTCTATGCCTTCAACACGGTGATCATGCAGTTTCCCACCAACGTCATAGCGGGCATGTTCAAGTTCGCTCCCAGGGATCTCTTCAAGACCGAACAGGAAGAGGAGCGGGAGCCGGTCAGGTTTTCCTTCTGAGGCCATGAGACTCGGGCGGATCATCATCCTGCTGCTGGCGGTCCTGGCCGCCGGCCCCCTCTGCGCCAGGGACGTGGACTGGACGGAGGTGGACCTGTCTCTCCACAAATCGGGGCGGGCCACCATCGTCTACAAGGTGCGCTGGGTCTATCCCGGCGACACCATGGGAGGCTTTGACCTGGGAGGCTTTGACGAAGCCTCTCCCTATTTTGACTACGAGGCCTCCTGCGTGTACGGCCCCAAGGGAGACAAGCAGGCCATCACCATCAAGCGTTCGGAGGGGGATATCTACGCTCTGGACGTGGTGGGCGACAGGCTCAGGGACAGCTCCATATGGGTGGTGAAATACGCCGCCGATATGTACAGGGCCGGCTACGTGGGCTACACCGACAGCGAAAAATACGGCCGTCTGGTGTATCTGGACTGGTGCCCCTCCGTGTTCGACCAGCCCATGAACCACTACACCCTGAACGTCATATTCCCGGTGGAGGCAGACAAGGAGGTCTTTTCCGAGGAGGAAAAGGCCCGGTGGCGCGAGACGGTGCTCACGGACAAGGAGACTATGAACGACAGGCATCTGCTCATAGACTACTACGGCCAAAAGGACCCCGCCACCGGCAAGATATGGCTGGCCATGCGCATCCACAAGGACGGGATAGAGGCCATGTATGCCCACAGAGTGAAGCTCTACGTCCCCGCCGAATGGTTTGACCTGACGGACTACGGCTACGTCCGCAAGTCCCCGGAGGACACGGCCAGGACCGGGAAGACCAACCCTATAGCCGCCGGCGGAGCCGCCCTCCTGGCGCTGCTGCTGGGTGCCGGGCTCTTTTCCACCCAGCGCAAAAGAGGCATCAACGGTGAAGCCCTGCGTATAGACAATATCGAAAGCCTGAAGTGGGACTCGGCCTCCTGGCGCTCTCCCAAGATACAGGCCTCTACCTTTGCGGCGCCCGGCAAAATATGCAAGGACCTGGACGCGGTGGAAATATACTATCTGCTGGATATGCCTCCCCAGAACATCATTTCCTCGGTCATAGAGTTTCTGGAGGGCAAGGGCCTCGTCCGGGTCACCGGCACGGACCCCCTCAGGCTGGAAAAGCTGCCTGCGCCGGGGGTGTCTGCCGATTCGCTGTACGAATCCATCGTCTATAACGCCATCATGCCCGACGGCTCCCTGAACATGGC is a window from the Abditibacteriota bacterium genome containing:
- a CDS encoding LemA family protein, encoding MLLIVLLCLGALLIAAVAIVLWGIGTYNRLVQMRNKIDYTWAQVDVVLKKRFDLVPGLVETVRGYAKHESETLEKVIQARSMLSRAGTVAEQAEANNFLTGALKSIFALAEAYPELKANEGFLRLQEELTNIENKLVYQRQFYNDTVYAFNTVIMQFPTNVIAGMFKFAPRDLFKTEQEEEREPVRFSF